In a single window of the Bradyrhizobium sp. ORS 285 genome:
- the pyk gene encoding pyruvate kinase, which translates to MRRLRRIKILATLGPASSDSAMIRKLFEAGADIFRINMSHTPHDKLRELVATIRSVEASYGRPIGILVDLQGPKLRLGTFAEGPVQLNNGQSFVLDSDKTPGDTTRVYLPHPEILAALQPGHALLLDDGKVRLIAEETSPTRAVTRVVIGGKMSDRKGVSLPDTDLPVSAMTPKDRADLEAALNIGIDWIALSFVQRADDVLEAKKIIRGRAAVMSKIEKPQAIERLNDIVDVSDALMVARGDLGVELPLERVPGLQKQMTRLARRAGKPVVVATQMLESMIQSPVPTRAEVSDVATAVYEGADAIMLSAESAAGKFPVEAVATMNRIGEEVERDTVYRSVIAAQRPEPESTAGDAIAEAARRIAENLDLPAIICWTSSGSTAVRVARERAKPPVVAITPNLATGRRLSVVWGVHCVVAEDARDQDDMVERAGSIAFRDGFVRAGQRVIVVAGVPLGTPGTTNMVRIAYVGPSSEAHL; encoded by the coding sequence ATGAGACGGCTGCGCCGCATCAAGATCCTCGCCACGCTCGGCCCCGCTTCGTCGGACAGCGCGATGATTCGCAAGCTGTTCGAGGCCGGCGCCGACATCTTCCGGATCAACATGAGCCACACCCCGCACGACAAGCTGCGGGAGCTGGTGGCCACGATCCGCAGCGTCGAAGCGAGCTATGGCCGTCCCATCGGCATCCTGGTCGACCTGCAGGGTCCGAAGCTGCGGCTCGGTACATTCGCGGAAGGCCCGGTCCAGCTGAACAACGGCCAGAGCTTCGTACTCGATTCCGACAAGACTCCGGGCGACACGACTCGCGTGTACCTGCCGCATCCGGAAATCCTGGCCGCCCTGCAGCCCGGCCACGCCCTGCTGCTCGACGACGGCAAGGTGCGGCTGATCGCGGAGGAGACCTCTCCCACCCGCGCCGTCACCCGCGTCGTGATTGGCGGCAAGATGTCCGATCGCAAGGGCGTCAGCCTGCCCGACACCGACCTGCCGGTCTCGGCGATGACGCCGAAGGACCGCGCTGACCTCGAAGCGGCCCTGAACATCGGCATCGACTGGATCGCACTGTCTTTCGTGCAGCGCGCCGATGACGTGCTGGAGGCCAAGAAGATCATCCGCGGCCGCGCCGCCGTGATGTCCAAGATCGAGAAGCCGCAGGCGATCGAGCGGCTCAACGACATCGTCGACGTCTCCGACGCCCTGATGGTGGCGCGCGGCGATCTGGGCGTCGAGCTGCCGCTGGAGCGCGTCCCCGGCCTGCAGAAGCAGATGACGCGGCTCGCGCGTCGTGCCGGCAAGCCGGTGGTGGTCGCGACGCAGATGCTGGAATCGATGATCCAGTCGCCGGTGCCGACACGCGCCGAAGTCTCGGACGTTGCCACCGCGGTCTACGAGGGCGCCGATGCGATCATGCTGTCGGCCGAATCGGCCGCCGGCAAATTCCCGGTCGAGGCAGTCGCGACCATGAACCGGATCGGCGAGGAGGTGGAACGCGACACCGTCTATCGCTCGGTGATCGCGGCCCAGCGCCCCGAACCGGAATCGACCGCTGGTGATGCGATCGCGGAAGCCGCGCGGCGTATCGCCGAAAATCTCGATCTGCCCGCCATCATCTGCTGGACCTCGTCGGGTTCGACGGCGGTGCGCGTCGCGCGCGAGCGGGCCAAGCCGCCGGTGGTCGCAATCACCCCCAACCTCGCGACGGGCCGCCGACTGTCGGTCGTGTGGGGCGTGCATTGCGTCGTCGCGGAGGATGCCCGCGACCAGGACGACATGGTGGAGCGCGCCGGCTCGATCGCGTTCCGTGACGGCTTCGTGCGCGCCGGCCAGCGCGTCATCGTCGTCGCCGGCGTGCCGCTCGGCACGCCCGGCACCACCAACATGGTGCGCATCGCCTATGTCGGGCCGTCGAGCGAGGCCCATCTGTGA
- a CDS encoding glycosyltransferase family 87 protein: MSTARTHPATWFVIAGSAMAGALYAYVAGEDINWDWQNYHDYGAFALVHGRFDVDVAPGGFQTFLNPLVYLLPYVLRHSLSAPWWGLALGALHGLNLALIWWVTRVLLGRAADAFTITAAVLIAALSPMALSEVGTSFADILTAIPILIGVALIFRDDEDGGRRFFIAGLLMGAATGLKLTNAVFLVGAGVSLLLVARPLLALTAFGAGSALAGIVTAGPWALKMAREFGSPLYPFYNTIFRSPEAPLGSIADTRFLPQGLLDALAYPFYWLVGVHPSSESPFRDPRFAVVIVLLIALVVTALWQKREVLTLRDRRLIILFCVSYVLWMLAFSIQRYLIPLELLAAPLIVLLLVRLIDAWREQAAPERPSRSVQVVVLIAAAAVALGSQPSDWGRRPWSDPYRPQLAQALQQPATFLMLQKPFGYLAALLPEGSRFYQLAEIVVPIVPGGVLDRRVRSGLSDPLPGGIWALYFANSRPDYQPRLELLADYDLRIDETRPCEHLWAPDKVEVMACPVVRGAISAASTAGLKPASRAD; the protein is encoded by the coding sequence ATGTCCACTGCACGCACACATCCGGCCACGTGGTTCGTGATCGCCGGATCGGCGATGGCCGGCGCACTCTATGCCTATGTCGCCGGCGAGGACATCAACTGGGACTGGCAGAACTATCACGACTACGGCGCCTTCGCGCTCGTGCATGGCCGCTTCGACGTCGATGTCGCGCCTGGGGGCTTTCAGACCTTCCTCAATCCCCTGGTCTATTTGCTGCCCTATGTGCTTCGCCACAGCCTGTCCGCGCCTTGGTGGGGACTGGCCCTCGGTGCGCTCCACGGGCTCAACCTTGCGCTGATCTGGTGGGTGACGCGGGTGCTGCTCGGGCGCGCAGCCGATGCTTTCACGATCACCGCGGCCGTGCTCATCGCAGCGCTCAGCCCCATGGCCTTGTCCGAAGTCGGCACCAGCTTTGCGGACATCCTGACCGCGATCCCAATTCTGATCGGGGTCGCGCTGATCTTCCGCGACGACGAGGATGGCGGCCGGCGCTTTTTCATCGCTGGCCTGCTGATGGGCGCCGCCACCGGACTGAAGCTGACCAACGCCGTTTTCCTGGTCGGCGCCGGCGTTTCGCTGCTGCTGGTCGCGCGGCCGCTGCTCGCGCTGACAGCATTCGGTGCCGGCAGCGCGCTCGCTGGAATCGTGACGGCAGGGCCCTGGGCGCTGAAGATGGCGCGCGAGTTCGGCAGCCCGCTCTATCCGTTCTACAACACGATCTTCCGCTCGCCCGAGGCGCCGCTGGGCTCGATTGCCGACACGCGCTTCTTGCCGCAAGGTCTGCTCGACGCGCTCGCTTACCCCTTCTACTGGCTGGTCGGAGTGCATCCCTCGTCGGAATCGCCGTTCCGCGATCCGCGCTTTGCGGTGGTCATCGTGCTGCTGATCGCGCTGGTGGTCACCGCGCTCTGGCAGAAGCGTGAGGTGCTGACGCTGCGTGACCGGCGCCTCATCATCCTGTTCTGCGTCAGCTATGTCCTGTGGATGCTGGCCTTCTCGATTCAGCGTTATCTGATCCCGCTCGAGCTGCTCGCGGCGCCGCTGATCGTGCTGTTGCTCGTGCGTCTGATCGATGCCTGGCGCGAGCAGGCCGCCCCGGAGAGGCCGTCACGGAGCGTCCAGGTGGTGGTACTGATTGCAGCGGCCGCTGTCGCGCTCGGCTCGCAGCCGAGCGACTGGGGACGCAGGCCGTGGTCCGATCCGTATCGGCCGCAACTTGCGCAGGCGTTGCAGCAGCCGGCCACGTTCCTGATGCTGCAAAAGCCGTTCGGCTATCTCGCTGCGCTGCTGCCGGAAGGCTCGCGCTTTTATCAGCTGGCGGAGATCGTCGTTCCGATCGTTCCCGGCGGAGTGCTGGATCGCCGCGTTCGCAGCGGACTGTCCGATCCGCTGCCCGGTGGGATCTGGGCGCTGTACTTTGCCAACAGCCGGCCGGACTACCAGCCGCGCCTCGAACTGCTTGCCGATTACGATCTCAGGATCGATGAGACGCGCCCTTGCGAGCACCTCTGGGCGCCTGACAAAGTCGAGGTCATGGCCTGTCCGGTCGTGCGGGGGGCGATCTCTGCTGCATCGACGGCCGGCCTGAAGCCGGCCAGCCGCGCCGACTGA